The Rhinatrema bivittatum chromosome 4, aRhiBiv1.1, whole genome shotgun sequence genome window below encodes:
- the YARS2 gene encoding tyrosine--tRNA ligase, mitochondrial yields the protein MAASMAHRSRLGFRQLARALGRPVLSPARHESRSRDLLTALSERGLIQDVFPSERGVGSLQLPELLQGGAQTVYCGFDPTADSLHVGHLPALLALLRFQRAGNHAIALIGGATARIGDPSGRALEREPLPPQQLATNVRALRESLYRICNNQDLLDGEACGGGSLTVLDNAAWYGERAVVEFLATVGHYFRMGPLLSRQSVRSRLQSPEGMSLSEFVYQVFQAYDFYYLHQRYDCKIQLGGSDQLGNIATGYEFIQRVTGQAVFGITLPLITSTAGDKLGKSAGNAVWLNREKTSPFEFYQFFVRQQDSCVERFLKIFTFLPLPEIKHIMDMHSKEPEKRGPQKRLAAEVTKFVHGREGLESAKRCTNALYQSSVDALEAMCDQELQEIFREAPFMELMLEPGTTVLDVCHKASAIPDGARGFAMITDGGVSINHHKVKNPHEVLVLGQHILKNGLSLLKIGKKNLYVIKWLQLVPETESFRS from the exons ATGGCTGCGTCCATGGCGCACCGCTCCCGGCTCGGATTCCGCCAGTTGGCAAGGGCCCTAGGGCGCCCCGTTTTGTCCCCCGCTCGACACGAGTCGCGCTCTCGCGACCTCTTGACTGCCCTCTCCGAGCGGGGGCTCATCCAGGACGTCTTCCCGTCGGAGCGCGGCGTCGGGTCCCTGCAGCTGCCCGAGCTGCTGCAGGGCGGCGCGCAGACCGTGTACTGCGGCTTCGACCCGACCGCCGACTCGCTGCACGTGGGGCACCTGCCGGCGCTGCTAGCGCTGCTGCGCTTCCAGCGCGCGGGGAACCACGCCATAGCGCTCATTGGCGGCGCTACGGCGCGCATCGGGGACCCCAGCGGCCGTGCCCTGGAGCGCGAGCCCCTTCCCCCCCAGCAGTTGGCGACGAATGTGCGCGCACTGCGCGAGAGCTTGTACCGCATCTGCAACAACCAGGACCTCCTGGACGGGGAAGCGTGTGGCGGCGGGAGCCTGACCGTACTCGACAACGCCGCCTGGTACGGGGAGCGCGCTGTCGTCGAGTTCCTGGCCACTGTGGGCCACTACTTCCGCATGGGCCCCCTGCTGAGCCGGCAGAGCGTGCGTTCCCGCCTGCAGAGCCCCGAGGGCATGAGTCTCAGCGAGTTCGTGTACCAGGTGTTCCAGGCCTACGACTTCTACTACTTGCACCAGCGCTACGATTGCAAGATCCAGCTGGGAGGCTCGGACCAGCTGGGCAACATAGCGACGGGCTACGAGTTCATCCAGAG GGTGACAGGACAAGCCGTCTTTGGCATCACTTTGCCTCTCATCACTAGTACTGCTGGAGACAAGCTGGGGAAGTCCGCGGGCAATGCAGTGTGGCTGAACCGAGAGAAAACCTCCCCGTTTGAGTTCTACCAGTTCTTCGTCCGACAGCAAGATAGCTGTGTAGAAAG gtttttgaaaattttcactTTTTTGCCTCTTCCGGAGATCAAGCACATTATGGATATGCACTCCAAAGAACCAGAGAAGCGAGGGCCTCAGAAACGTCTTGCAGCAGAAGTAACTAAGTTTGTTCATGGCAGAGAAGGACTGGAATCTGCCAAGAG ATGCACAAACGCACTTTACCAAAGCAGTGTGGATGCTCTGGAGGCCATGTGTGATCAGGAGCTGCAGGAAATCTTCAGAGAAGCCCCATTCATGGAGCTCATGCTTGAACCTGGAACCACAGTATTGGATGTGTGCCATAAAGCATCTGCCATTCCAGATGGGGCTAGAGG ctttgcgATGATAACAGATGGCGGAGTCAGCATAAACCACCACAAAGTAAAGAATCCCCACGAGGTTCTTGTCCTGGGACAGCACATACTCAAGAATGGATTATCTCTTCTTAAGATTGGAAAGAAAAACctctatgttataaaatggcttcaGCTGGTACCTGAAACAGAATCCTTCAGATCATGA